The following nucleotide sequence is from Tardiphaga sp. 709.
CTAGAGAGTGGACGGCAGTGGCATTTCTGGAAGTCTCCAACATCACCAGGCGGTTTGGTGGGCTGATCGCGCTCAACGCGGTGAGCTTCGACGTCGAGAAGGGTGAGATTCTCGGTATCATCGGCCCGAACGGCGCTGGCAAGACCACGCTGTTTGGTGTGATCTCCGGTTTCATTCCGCCGAGCGCGGGCGACGTCGTCTATGACGGCGAAAGCATCGTCGGGGTGTCGCCGGATCGGCTGGTGCGCCGCGGATTGATGCGCTCGTTCCAGATCGTCCAGTCCTTTGCCGACATGACCACGCTCGACGTCGTCACGACCGCAGCATTGACGCGCCGTCCGATGCGCGAGGCCATCGACTATGCGGCGCAGGCGCTGCTGCGTGTCGGCCTTGGCGGTAAGGAACACAAGACACCGGCGACACTGTCGCTGCAGGACAAGAAGCTGCTGGAACTGGCGAAGTGCATCGCTACCGATCCTCGCTGCATTCTGCTCGACGAAGTGATGGCCGGCCTGACCATGGCCGAGACCGCCGCGCCGATCGCGATCATCGAGGAGCTCAACAAGCAGGGCGTCACCGTCGTGATGGTTGAGCATGTGATGCCCGTCATCATGCGGTTGGCGCAGCGTATGGTGGTGATCAATTTCGGCGAGAAGATCGCGCAAGGCACGCCCGACGAGATTCTCAAGGATCAACGCGTCGTCGATGCTTATTTCGGAGATCATCTCGATGCTTGAGATCGATAACCTGGTCGCAGGCTATGGCGGTGTGCCGGTGCTGCGCGATGTCAACGCCAAGATCGCTGCGGGCGAGATCGTCGGTCTGCTTGGCGCCAACAATGCCGGCAAGACCACGCTGATAAATGCGCTGTCCGGTATGGTCAAGCCGATATCCGGCCGTATCTTGTTTCTGGGTGAGGACATCAGCAAATTGACGCCGCAGGCGCGTGTCGAGCTCGGCATCGTGCAGGTGCCGGAAGGACGTCTGGTATTTCCGGAAATGAGCATCCGCGAAAACCTTCTGCTCGGCGGCATCAATGCGCATGCGCGCAAGCATCGTCCGCAGCAGATGGAGAAAGTCATCGGGTTGTTTCCGCGGCTCGGCGAGCGGCTGACCCAAAGTGCCGGCTCACTGTCAGGCGGCGAACAGCAGATGCTGGCCATCGGCCGCGGGCTGATGGCGGAAGCCAAGCTCCTGATGCTCGATGAACCCTCGCTCGGTCTGTCGCCGCTGTTCGTGCAGTATATTTTCGAGATCATCGACAGACTGCATGCCGACGGGCTGACCATCCTGCTAGTGGAGCAGAATCTGAATCTGACGTTGCGCCACGCCAAGCGCTGCTACGTGCTGGAGCGCGGGCAGGTGGCGGTGGAGGGCGATGCGGAGACCGTGAAGAACGATCCGCGCACCCGCAGCGCCTATCTTGGTCTGTGATCGGAGAGTGATGTGACCGAACTTTATCAGGCTCTCGCCCAAGGTCTTCTGATCGGCGCCACATATGGCTTGCTGGCGCTGGGCATGGGGCTCGTCTACGGCGTCTCGGGTGTCGTCAACTTCTCGCATGGCGATTTCATCTCGCTCGGCATGTTCATGTGCCTCGCGCTGTATTCCGCCTTCGCCATGGACCCTTATGTGTCCATCATCATTACCGTGCCACTGATGACCGCCATCGGTGCGCTGGTTTATATCTTCCTGATACGGCCGATGGTCGGGCATCAGTTCCTGATGGTGGTGCAGCTTACGCTCGGTCTCAGCCTGGTGCTGCAGAACGGCATCCTGATGGTATTTGGCGGCGAGCCGGCACGCACACCGTCTTTCGTCGAATCCAAGCTGATCATTCTCGGTGACGTGGTGCTGCGGGTGCCGCATATCGTGGCCTTCGTCGTCTCCTTCGCGCTCGCTATTGGCCTCTACATCATGCTGCGCTCGACCGACTTCGGTCGCTCGATCCGCGCCGTGCATCAGAATGCCCATGCCGCGGCGCTGATGGGCATCAATGTCGGCCGCGTCCAGGTGCTCACGTTTGCACTCGGCATCGGCATTCTCGCGCTGGCTGCCGCGCTGCTGCTGCCCGGCACGCCGATCCAGCCGACCCAGGGCCTGCGCTACACCGTGATCACGCTGCTGGTCGTGGTGCTCGGTGGCATGACCAATTTCGTCGGCATCATGCTCGGCGGCCTGATCATCGGCATGGCCGAAGCCTTCGGCACCATCTATCTCGACGGTCCGATCGGCTTGCTGCTGCCATACATTATCTTCGTGGCGATCATGCTGTTTCTCCCGAAGGGCCTGACCTGGAGCTCGGCACGATGAGAGAGGAATTCTACAAGACGCTGTCGTCGCCGATCTGGTGGGGCGCGTTGGCCGTCGCCGCCATCATGCCCTTCGTGCTGTCGAGCTATTACGTCCACATTCTCACGCTGGCGCTGGTCTATGTGGCACTGGCTTCGTCGTGGAACATCGTCGGCGGCATGGCCGGGCAGATCTCGCTGGCGCACAGCCTGTTCATCGGCATCGGATCGATGTTCTCGGCCGCGCTGTTGCTCAAGCTCGGCATCAATATGTGGCTGGGTCTCGTCATCTCGGCGGTGATCTCCGGAATCCTGGGCGCCGTCATCGCCTGGATCGACTTCCGCTTTCAGCTCGGCCATCTCTCCTTCGTGCTTATCACGCTGGCTTTCGCGGAAATGGGCAGCATCGTGGTCGAGGGCTGGGACTTCCTCGGCGGTGCGTCCGGGCTGCTGCTGCCGAAGGACACGGGTAATTTCCTGGCGTTCCAGTTTGGCGGTGGCCACGGCGCGTTCTGGATGATGCTGGGGCTGGCGGCGATCTGTGTGCTGGTCAATGTCGCGATCCTCAACTCACCGCTCGGCTATTATCTGCGCACCATCCGCGACAACGAGAAGGCGGCGCAGGCGATCGGCGTCAACATCCTGCGCTACAAGATCACCGCCATGGTGATCTCGGCGATGCTCGCGTCCGTCGTCGGCACCGCCTATGTGCGCTATCTCACTTTTGCCGATCCCTATCTGCTGATTTCGCCCGTGATCACCATCGAGATCGTGCTGTTCGCCACGGTCGGCGGGCTCGGTCGTGCCTATGGTCCCGCGCTCGGCGCATTGCTGCTGGTGCCGCTTGGCGAGATCCTGCGCGGCAAGCTCGGCAGTACGCTGCCTGGCCTGCACTATTTCATCTACGGCATCGTCGTGATCTCCGTCATTCTGGTCACGCCGCGTGGGCTGCTGCCGCTGTTTGAGCGGCTCTGGGCGCGCTGGCGCGGCCCTGCGGTGGCCGGCAAATGAGGTAAATGCGCGTGTCGCCACATAGGCCTGCGCGCGCATTTGGTCGGTGCCGTCGTAGCCCCCGATATTTCGATATCATCCAGTTGGCGGATCGGGTTCCCGCAGCTAGTCTTTGAACCAGCAAGGCGCGGGCGCGCCTGATGGGGACGAGCGCGATGATCTTCGTACTGGGATTGTTGATGGGTGTCGTGGCCGGTTTGCGGGCGATGACGCCAGCAGCAGCGCTGAGCTGGGCAGCCTATCTCGGCATTTTGAAAGTATCCGGCACTTGGCTGTCGTTTCTCGGTTCGATCTGGGCCGTCGCGATTTTCACGGTTCTCGCTCTTGGCGAGCTTATCACCGATCAGTTGCCGACCACGCCCAGCCGCAAGATTCCCGTGCAGTTCAGTACCCGCGTCGTGATCGGCGCCATCGCGGGCGTCGCTATCGCCGGTCCAGCCAACTGGATATTCGGTGCGCTGGTCGGCATCGTCGGTGCGGTCATCGGCACGCTCGGCGGCGCGAGCATGCGGGGCAAGCTTGCCGCCAGTTTTGGCCAGGATCGGCCGGCTGCCGTGATTGAGGATGCCGTCGCCATCATCGGTGCGGCCCTGCTCGTGCTGGCGCTGAAATGACCCGGTCGTTCGACGCCATCGTCGTCGGGGCCGGGCAGGCTGGACCTTCGCTCGCCGGTCGGCTCACATCCGCAGGCATGTCGGTCGCGATCGTCGAGCGTCATCTGTTTGGCGGCACCTGCGTCAATACCGGCTGCAAACCGACCAAGACGCTGGTCGCCAGCGCCTATGCCGCGCATCTCGCGCGCCGCGGTAGCGACTATGGCGTGATGATTGACGCGCCCGTGCGGATCGATATGGCCCGCGTGAAGGCGCGGGCGGACAAGGTGATCCATGATTCGCGAAACGGCGTCGAAAGCTGGTTGCGCGGTATGGACAAATGCACGGTCATCAACGGCCATGCGCGCTTCGAATCCGCGGATACGATCCGTGTTGGCGATGAGTCGCTGACGGCGCCAAAGATCTTCCTGAATGTCGGCGGTCGCGCCGTCGTGCCGGATATGCCGGGGATCAACGACGTCACCTATCTGACCAATACAGGCATCCTGCAGCTCGATCGGGTGCCGAAACATCTGGTGGTCATCGGCGGCAGCTATATCGGACTCGAATTTGCACAGATGTATCGCCGCTTCGGCGCCGAAGTGACGGTCGTTGAGAAGGGCGCGCTTCTGGTCTCGCGTGAGGATGTGGAGATTTCAGAGGCGATCCGCGATATTCTGCTCGCCGAAGGCATCCATATACGAACCAATGCCGAATGCATCACCTTCAAGCCACATCCCGATGGCGTGGCTGTCGGTGTCGACTGCACCGAAGGTGCGCCGGAGATCATCGGCAGTGATGTTCTGCTCGCGGTGGGACGCCGTCCGAATACCGACGATCTCGGTCTCGACAAGGCTGGCGTCGCTGTGGATGACCGCGGCTACATCAAGGTCGATGACGGTCTCGCTACCAATGTGCCCGGTATTTTCGCGATGGGCGATTGCAACGGCCGCGGCGCTTTCACGCATACGGCTTACAACGACTTCGAGATCATTGCCGCCAACCTGCTCGATGGCGCAAGCCGCCGCGTCAGCGATCGGCTTCCCGGCTACGCGCTGTTCATCGATCCGCCGCTTGGCCGCGTCGGCATGACGCTGACACAGGCAAAGGCCACAGGTAAGAAACTTCTGATCGGCAACCGGCCGATGACCCATGTGGGCCGCGCCGTCGAGAAGGGCGAGACGGCGGGCATGATGCAGGTTGTGGTCGATGCTGAGACGAAGAAGATTCTGGGAGCTGCGATCCTCGGCACCGGGGGTGACGAGGCGATCCATGGGATTCTCGACATCATGAATGCCGGCGCCGACTACACCCAGTTGCAATGGGCGGTGCCGATCCATCCGACGGTATCGGAACTGATCCCGACGCTGCTCAACGAGATGAAGTGATCGCCGCTCAGGCAGTCTGGAACTTGAGTACGGCCATCAGCGTCAACAAGGTGGTTGCGCAGGATGCAGACACAATCGCCATATTGATCAGATTACGGGCTGCCATTGTCACGACCGCAGAAGCGGGGTGAGCCGCATCGGGCGCAGCAGTCTTCTTGCGCGGAGCCGGTTTCTTCTTTTGTGCCATGCCGATCCCCAAAGAGAGGGGTCAGACCGTTGACCGGCCTGACCCTGACGCCTTCCCTGCCGAGGTGTGTCCCTCGATCATGACGCGACCATCGCATGAATGGCCGGTGAACTGCTTAACGCGAGTGGTGAATCGAATCTGACCGGATTCGATGGTTTATGAATTTCCTCGTTCTAGATCGTCCGCCCGCCGTCCACGGGCAGGATCACGCCGGTGAGGAACTCGGATTCCTCGCCCGCCAGATAAACGCAGGCATTGGCGATATCCGAGGGGCGCGACATGCGGCCCAGCGGGATCGTGCCGATGAATTTCGCACGGTTCTCCGGCGTATCCGGCACGCCCATGAAGGATTCCAGCAGCGCGGTCTCGCCGATCACCGGCGCGATGCAATTGACGCGGATGCCATCGGGCGCCAGTTCCACGGCCATCGACTTCGACATCAGGTTCACCGCGCCCTTGGTGGCGTTGTACCAGGTCAGGCCCGGACGCGGCCGGACGCCGGCTGTCGAGCCGATATTGATGATGCGGCCGCTCTTCTGCTTCTTCATCACGGGCACGCAGGCATTGGTCATCAGAAAGATCGATTTCACATTGATGTCGAATGCCTTGTCGAATTCTTCTTCGGTCACTTCGAGCAAGGGCTTGTTGCGAAAGGTCCAGCCGGCATTGTTGACGACGACGTCGAGCTTGCCGAATTTTTCGACCGCGAGCTTCACCGAGGCATCAACATCGGCCTTGCTGGTGACGCTGCCGCCAAGGGCGATTGCGCTGTCGCCGATTTCGGCCGCAACCTTCTTCGCGCCATCGGCATTCAGATCGAGGATGACGACCTTGGCGCCCTCGCGCGCGTAAGATCGCGCGATCTCGGCACCGAAACCAGATGCGCCGCCGGTGACGATGGTGGATAGGCCTTGAAGTCGCATGTTGTTTTCTCCCGGATTTTGCGCCTTGTCTGGCGCTTGACGATCAAGGTTAGAGCCGATGGCGGCGACTGTGAAGGCGCCACGGCGAATGGCTGCTAGAGGAAGCGTGGCCTTTACAGGAAACGTCTTGCGTTGACTTCTTCGAGATCGAGGCCTTCCTCGATCGCATGCAGCACACTGTCGTGGATTTCGCCCTCACGGTGCATCTTCAGAAGCTCTGCACGGCCGGCTTCGATGGCGGCTAGCACCGTCGTGTAATGGTCGATGCGGTGTGGCGATAGTGCCTCAGCCTCTTCGGCATAGCGCGCCGCGGCGCCCTTGCGATAGGTATATTGCTCGAACAGGCGCGGATGGCGATGTGTACCGTCATCATTGCGTGACGCCTTCTCGACGGCAGAAAATTGCGCGGTTGCAACCCGCGCGCGCGCCTGCGCCTCGCTCAGTTTGGAGTGATGCGGTGTGCGGACATTGTCGGTTTTGATCAGACGGCGCACGATCGGTGCCAGGGTCGAACCCTGGACAAGGACCGTCACCAGGATGACTGCGAAGGTGATCGCCAGGATGACGTCGCGGCCCGGAAATTCCTCCGGCAATGATAATGCGGCAGCGAGGCTCACCACGCCGCGCAAACCGGCCCAGCTCATGATGAACGGCACTGTCCATGGCGGAGCGGGGTCGCGGGCGCGCAGCTTCGGCATCAGCATGCGCGGCAGATAGGTGCCCGGAAACATCCAGGCGAAGCGCGCGAGGATCACTGCTGCGATGACAGCAGCCGTCACCGGCAACAGCGCCACCACCGCGTCATAGCCGCCGAGGCGATACAGCACGCCGCGCAGCGACAGGCCAATCAGGATAAACACCAGGGATTCCAGCACGAACACGACGACGCTCCACGCTGCGGTGGCGCGGGTGCGCGTCGCAGCACCGAAGAACTCGTGCTGCTTCCATCCGAGGATCATGCCACAGGCGACGGTGGACAGCACGCCGGAGACGTGCAGCTTTTCCGCGGCGATATAGGAGATCCAGGCGACCAGGAAGGTCCATGCAATGGCGAGGTCGATTTCCTTGATGCGCTTGATCACCAGGATGGCGGCGAAGGCGAAGGCGATGCCAACAAGCAGGCCGCCGATCGCGACCGAGAAGAAACTCACGGTGGCTGCAGTGGCGCTGAACGAGCCGGTCAGCGCTGCCGCGATGGCGAAGCGCAGCAGCACCAGGCCCGATGCGTCGTTGACGAGGCTCTCGCCCTCCAGCAGCACGATGATGCGCGGCGGGAGCGGCACGCTCTGCAGTACGGCCTTGGCCGCCACCGAATCCGGCGGCGAGACGATGGCGCCGAGCGCAAAACAGGCGGCCCAGGGCAGCGACGGCATCACCAGATGCGCAACGAGGCCGACCACGAGGGTGGTGAAGAAGACGGCGCCGACAGCGAGCTGCAATATGATGCGCAGATCGGCGCGGAAATCCCGCCAGGAGGTGAACCAAGCGCTCGACATCAGCAGCGGAGGCAAAAACAACACGAGCACCAGCTCGGGGTCGATCTCGACATCCGGGGTGCCCGGGATCAACGCGAAGCCGATGCCGCCGAGGATCAGTGCAGCTGCGCGCGGGAGCTGAAAACGCCGCGCGATCATGTCGAGCAAAACGATGACAGCCATCAGCAGGAGGATAATTTCGAAGCGGGAAACGGCGGTCATGATGGCCTGTCGAAATGCGAGAAAAACGGTCGGACGTCGATTCGGGCCAATGCCGTGATCTGATGTCTGTCATCTATCTTGCAAATGTCGCACGGGCTGTACAGCGGGCCAGTGATTTTGCAGCAGGCCAGCACGAAAAAGGGCGACCCGACGGGCCGCCCTTCGATGCCTTAATTATGCGCTTCAGACTACTCTGCGCTGCTGACCAGTCGCAGCGACACCCTATGCTCCATCATGCTACGATAGGTGGCCACATAATCGAGAGCCATACGCCGGGCGGTGAAGCGGGTTTCGAACTGCTTGCGGATCGCTGTACGGTCCATGCCGGCGAGACGACCCACCGCGGCAACTGCACTGGTCTCGTCCTCGACGATGAAGCCGGTGAGGGCCTCGTCGATGATCTCCGGCACCGAGCCGCGGTTATAGGCAATGACCGGTGTGCCGCAGGCCATGGATTCGATCATCACCAGGCCAAACGGCTCCGGCCAGTCGATCGGCAGCAGCAGGCCATAGGCACCACTGAGGAATTCCGGCTTCTCGCGGTCGCTGATCTCGCCGATATATTCGACCAGCGGATGATCCATCAGCGGGCGGACGACCTGCTCGTAATAGTCCTCATCCGCGCGGTCGATCTTGGCTGCGATCTTCAGCGGGATGCCCGCGCGGATGGCGACCTTGATCGCGCGGTCGACGCCCTTCTCGGGCGCAATACGCCCGAGCACAGCGAGGTAACTCGGCGTGATCGGTTGCGGCGTCAGCAGTTTCTCGGGAAGGCCATGGTAGATCGTGCGCACGAAATTCGCCTGCGGTACCGGGCGCCGCTGCGCATTCGAAATCGAAATCACGGGAATCTTGGAGAAGGTCGTGAAAGTCGGCTGATGCTCCGGCAAATCCAGGCGGCCGTGCAGCGTCGTGAGAAACGGCGTGGGTTGGCGGGAGAACAGCGAGAACGGATAGTAGTCGAGATGGAAATGCAGAACGTCGAATTCGTCGTCGTCACATTTCCGCCTTACGCGCTCGAGCATTTCCATATGCAGTGCGTTGGGATCGCGGACAGAGCCATCGAGCCGCAGCGCCTTCGGCCATCCGGCGTCGAGCTTGCCTGACGTTTGAGAGTCGCCGCTGGCGAACAGCGTAACATCATGCCCCTGCGCCACCAGCTCTTCGGTCAACCAGTGGACGACGCGTTCCGTGCCTCCATAGAGCTTCGGCGGAACGGCTTCTGTCAGCGGAGCAACTTGCGCGATGCGCATTTACATATCTCCCATGTTGGAAGTGATGAACAACTTCAGCGACGACGTGTCGGTACCGGTATGCCTGAAGCTGGAACGTTCTCGCATCTGCGAGGTTCCTATGTGATCTGCGTAGTTCGTCCACACTGTGGTCTTGCTGATGCCATCACGTTCAACCACGGTTTCCGGAGTGTTAATGCTGCCCGAATGTTGCGCCGAGATGGCGAGAGCGTGGGAAATTCGGGATGGCATCATCTCCATCAGCGGGCGGGGACGCTGTCCGTCGAGATTCTTGTTCTTATTCAACGGGTTTTGACAATCACATGGACAGTCTTTCCGGATATGCGTATCGCCCTTTCGCTTTCGTGATGCGCTACATCAGGATGCGTTCTGCATCGCATCTGATCATCCTGATATCCGTGCTTGCTGCCGTCGCCTGTTCGGTGGGCACGCAATATGGAATTAAATTTTTAGTCGATGGCCTCTCATCGGGACCTCAGGGAGCCGG
It contains:
- a CDS encoding glucose 1-dehydrogenase codes for the protein MRLQGLSTIVTGGASGFGAEIARSYAREGAKVVILDLNADGAKKVAAEIGDSAIALGGSVTSKADVDASVKLAVEKFGKLDVVVNNAGWTFRNKPLLEVTEEEFDKAFDINVKSIFLMTNACVPVMKKQKSGRIINIGSTAGVRPRPGLTWYNATKGAVNLMSKSMAVELAPDGIRVNCIAPVIGETALLESFMGVPDTPENRAKFIGTIPLGRMSRPSDIANACVYLAGEESEFLTGVILPVDGGRTI
- a CDS encoding FAD-containing oxidoreductase encodes the protein MTRSFDAIVVGAGQAGPSLAGRLTSAGMSVAIVERHLFGGTCVNTGCKPTKTLVASAYAAHLARRGSDYGVMIDAPVRIDMARVKARADKVIHDSRNGVESWLRGMDKCTVINGHARFESADTIRVGDESLTAPKIFLNVGGRAVVPDMPGINDVTYLTNTGILQLDRVPKHLVVIGGSYIGLEFAQMYRRFGAEVTVVEKGALLVSREDVEISEAIRDILLAEGIHIRTNAECITFKPHPDGVAVGVDCTEGAPEIIGSDVLLAVGRRPNTDDLGLDKAGVAVDDRGYIKVDDGLATNVPGIFAMGDCNGRGAFTHTAYNDFEIIAANLLDGASRRVSDRLPGYALFIDPPLGRVGMTLTQAKATGKKLLIGNRPMTHVGRAVEKGETAGMMQVVVDAETKKILGAAILGTGGDEAIHGILDIMNAGADYTQLQWAVPIHPTVSELIPTLLNEMK
- a CDS encoding DUF4126 family protein, which codes for MIFVLGLLMGVVAGLRAMTPAAALSWAAYLGILKVSGTWLSFLGSIWAVAIFTVLALGELITDQLPTTPSRKIPVQFSTRVVIGAIAGVAIAGPANWIFGALVGIVGAVIGTLGGASMRGKLAASFGQDRPAAVIEDAVAIIGAALLVLALK
- a CDS encoding branched-chain amino acid ABC transporter permease — protein: MTELYQALAQGLLIGATYGLLALGMGLVYGVSGVVNFSHGDFISLGMFMCLALYSAFAMDPYVSIIITVPLMTAIGALVYIFLIRPMVGHQFLMVVQLTLGLSLVLQNGILMVFGGEPARTPSFVESKLIILGDVVLRVPHIVAFVVSFALAIGLYIMLRSTDFGRSIRAVHQNAHAAALMGINVGRVQVLTFALGIGILALAAALLLPGTPIQPTQGLRYTVITLLVVVLGGMTNFVGIMLGGLIIGMAEAFGTIYLDGPIGLLLPYIIFVAIMLFLPKGLTWSSAR
- a CDS encoding glycosyltransferase family 4 protein, with the protein product MRIAQVAPLTEAVPPKLYGGTERVVHWLTEELVAQGHDVTLFASGDSQTSGKLDAGWPKALRLDGSVRDPNALHMEMLERVRRKCDDDEFDVLHFHLDYYPFSLFSRQPTPFLTTLHGRLDLPEHQPTFTTFSKIPVISISNAQRRPVPQANFVRTIYHGLPEKLLTPQPITPSYLAVLGRIAPEKGVDRAIKVAIRAGIPLKIAAKIDRADEDYYEQVVRPLMDHPLVEYIGEISDREKPEFLSGAYGLLLPIDWPEPFGLVMIESMACGTPVIAYNRGSVPEIIDEALTGFIVEDETSAVAAVGRLAGMDRTAIRKQFETRFTARRMALDYVATYRSMMEHRVSLRLVSSAE
- a CDS encoding Na+/H+ antiporter; its protein translation is MTAVSRFEIILLLMAVIVLLDMIARRFQLPRAAALILGGIGFALIPGTPDVEIDPELVLVLFLPPLLMSSAWFTSWRDFRADLRIILQLAVGAVFFTTLVVGLVAHLVMPSLPWAACFALGAIVSPPDSVAAKAVLQSVPLPPRIIVLLEGESLVNDASGLVLLRFAIAAALTGSFSATAATVSFFSVAIGGLLVGIAFAFAAILVIKRIKEIDLAIAWTFLVAWISYIAAEKLHVSGVLSTVACGMILGWKQHEFFGAATRTRATAAWSVVVFVLESLVFILIGLSLRGVLYRLGGYDAVVALLPVTAAVIAAVILARFAWMFPGTYLPRMLMPKLRARDPAPPWTVPFIMSWAGLRGVVSLAAALSLPEEFPGRDVILAITFAVILVTVLVQGSTLAPIVRRLIKTDNVRTPHHSKLSEAQARARVATAQFSAVEKASRNDDGTHRHPRLFEQYTYRKGAAARYAEEAEALSPHRIDHYTTVLAAIEAGRAELLKMHREGEIHDSVLHAIEEGLDLEEVNARRFL
- a CDS encoding ABC transporter ATP-binding protein, which codes for MAFLEVSNITRRFGGLIALNAVSFDVEKGEILGIIGPNGAGKTTLFGVISGFIPPSAGDVVYDGESIVGVSPDRLVRRGLMRSFQIVQSFADMTTLDVVTTAALTRRPMREAIDYAAQALLRVGLGGKEHKTPATLSLQDKKLLELAKCIATDPRCILLDEVMAGLTMAETAAPIAIIEELNKQGVTVVMVEHVMPVIMRLAQRMVVINFGEKIAQGTPDEILKDQRVVDAYFGDHLDA
- a CDS encoding ABC transporter ATP-binding protein; protein product: MLEIDNLVAGYGGVPVLRDVNAKIAAGEIVGLLGANNAGKTTLINALSGMVKPISGRILFLGEDISKLTPQARVELGIVQVPEGRLVFPEMSIRENLLLGGINAHARKHRPQQMEKVIGLFPRLGERLTQSAGSLSGGEQQMLAIGRGLMAEAKLLMLDEPSLGLSPLFVQYIFEIIDRLHADGLTILLVEQNLNLTLRHAKRCYVLERGQVAVEGDAETVKNDPRTRSAYLGL
- a CDS encoding branched-chain amino acid ABC transporter permease, which translates into the protein MREEFYKTLSSPIWWGALAVAAIMPFVLSSYYVHILTLALVYVALASSWNIVGGMAGQISLAHSLFIGIGSMFSAALLLKLGINMWLGLVISAVISGILGAVIAWIDFRFQLGHLSFVLITLAFAEMGSIVVEGWDFLGGASGLLLPKDTGNFLAFQFGGGHGAFWMMLGLAAICVLVNVAILNSPLGYYLRTIRDNEKAAQAIGVNILRYKITAMVISAMLASVVGTAYVRYLTFADPYLLISPVITIEIVLFATVGGLGRAYGPALGALLLVPLGEILRGKLGSTLPGLHYFIYGIVVISVILVTPRGLLPLFERLWARWRGPAVAGK